TGTTCAGATTGAAGACGTAAGAATGTGAGCTCTTGGGTTTCTGGgttctgtgagagagagagagagagagagagagagagagagagagtggtggTGTTGGTTGCAGAGTCGAGATGAGGATGGAGATGGAATTGGAGGGTTTGTCTGTGACTGGGACCCACAAAGAGAAGGTGGTGTGGGGAGAGTGAGAGCAATTTAGAGggaggttgagagagagagagagagagagagaaacctaGTATTGCGGTTCCGGGTACTTCTCCAACCTCATGGTGTTCCATTTTAGGCGCTTTCGTTTACCCATTTTGGATTGAGGTTCTATCCTTTACAGCACTGTTTTGCTGTTTTCCTAGCTCTCATTTGCTCACAATTAGCAGTTGGCTGCTGAGTGGATTACAGCCTTGGTTTTTCACTTTTTCAGTTTTCACGAGTGtggtaaattaaaaaaacacgtCTAGCAATTGGGAAAACAGTGACAATAGATCATCAAGTTCTAGAATTTCTAAGATACCCTTATCCTCAAGAAAACTTCTAATTTTAAAGTAATGATTGATATTTAATCACGCGCTTATCCAGCACTATTGGGTTTGGGGTACATATGGAGTTTTGCCAGGGTGGTGGTCTTTTGGTCTCTTTGTAAGTTACGTGGTAAATGCATTTAGTTTTGCCAGGGTGGTGGTCTTTTGGTCTCTTTGTAAGTACGTAGTAAATGCATTTGTACTATGCCAGAGACTAGAGGATTTTCAGACTGATGTTTGTTCCCTTTTAAGGATGCCTTCTCTTTCGGCCATTTTTGGTCCAAAAATTAACGAGGCTGTAAACGACCCACAATCTCAGAATGGATCATCTTAACATAATAAATGGTCCAAAATGCATATATTTTTACCATAATCTTATTCTGAAATCATGTAGATTGAATTAGGAGCCAATTTCCTATAAAGTAGGCTTGTCTAAATTTCTCGGAAGTAGTTATTATCTTCATCACGAGTTAATGGTGGAGACTGGTCGGatttgtagagagagagagagagttgaagtGCTGCATGGATGCAGGCCTTAGTGTTAGAAACGACTAATCAAAGAATTGAATGAAGTTAGGGAGAAGATGATTATATTTAGAAGACCTACCCTACAATTAAGATAACAAATATCAAACAAATTTTAGTTATATTTTACGTATTACCACAAATTGGCGTAAGTTGTTAAtacaagatcacataaaaaaaactatgtaTACATCCGGGGTTTACTCTAATAAGCAGACTGCTAGCTATGACTTGGTCAGAACTCACTATCCCATTTCATTGTCTCTacactaaatatataaataaataaataaataataatattacatgCAGTTTtggtaattctttttttttttttatttgtgtgtGTTTGGTTTGAATAGAGACTCGTTTCGATgatcaagtttttctttttttctctccttttatttttaagcCAAGTACTTGAGATacattacaatttttaataCTAAGATCTACACTATTTATGATATgcatatcttatatatatatgctgtgttcatctctttttgaattgttaaaagtgatttttttttttttagataaatgaATTGTAAACTTATTTAAgacaaaaaaattgaagaaaatcatTGATTAGGCTGTTGCATGTTTTGATCCATTTATGTAACTAGCATTAGATAGTTTAGTCCTAAAAACAGAGATCTTTGCAGCtggtaaattattttattgttacaGAAAAGTTCTGAGGCCTAATTTGGATACCAAGgtactctcatctcatctcaatattcaaacatCACAAATATacacacttttcaattttttcatctaatcattatctaatcattacaactttttcaaacttctagacaaaacaaaaaaataattcaacttttttaaattcaaaaataaaaataatattaacaataatattttaattttataatattttaattcaaaattttttctctcattttccaaaatccctTATGCATCTTAAcctaaataatttcattattattcacagaaCATATAATATTCTCATCTCCatatccaaacgaggcctaaagGGTATAGAAAATTAGAAACCAATTAATTAACCTTTCAACATCCATTCAAGGAATAGAACTATAAACCCtctcaatataaaataaaaaatggttgaaaataTTTTGCACATGAAACataacatttaaattaattaaaatagactCGTGCaacataacaattaaaatagaCTTGTGCATAGAAAATTGATAGAAAGAGACCGTGTCAATATACTTTGTTGTTGAGTCAAACTCAAttgatctcaactcatctcaaataaATCATTGATGAGACTTActatttcttcaatttttcataaaaagttaaaagtcatctcaatctatttcatacatttcaatctaaaaagttaaactcatctcaaccttACAATGTTAAACCCATCTCAATGGGACTCAAAAAATACTATTGTTCACAACTTaactcatctcactatctaaatataGGCTTGACGTGAACCAAGCCACCTAATAAGCTATGATAAGCTAGCCGGCCCTACGATCTGATGCGTTGTTCCAACATGTTTTGATGCTTTCAGCAACGGGTTgtaagaatttagaaaaaatttatttattatctattttctcatcatcccATGATGCAATATTATATGATAGGTTCACACATGAAATATAATAACTAgtctctaattatttaatattatattatattatatgatgaCGAGAAGAGGATAAAAGAATGATGAGAATTAGAATaataatagtattactattCTCAAGGCAAATAAGAGTTGTTAGTTGTTTGTCAAAAATCAGAGCCAACTAATCTTGACCAGCTGACTTTACAAGGCCGCCCTAAGGTGGGAAAAAATTGGTTATTTGCACAACCAAAATGCCTGCTtctatatgtgtgtatatatatatatatatgtgtgtgtgtgtgtacacgtTGTGCGAGATAAGAGTTGGAGCTTTGAGATCGTCATGGACATGGCTTTGTTCTCAAACTTGTTCAGCTGTTTCTCAGAGCCGTCCCAGTCCAAACAACGATACGTATGTGACGGGGATGTTTGTGTTATTAGGAAGCAGAAGAAACTTCATGGGAAAAAGCGAAGCCTTTGGAGTTCATTCACCCCTCTCTCGCGATCATGATCAGAAGCAGGCAGCAAAGCTTTTAGCGATGGATTTGATAGTCCATGATCCGGTTTGTATTAATATTCATGCGACTTGCTAAAGATTTCGTTGCAGATCAATGAGCCGGCGCATGACTCTTGTAACCATATATGTCTATTAATTTGTGTGGTAAATCCACTTTAGCAGGTGtcttttttgaaattttgtttgaTGTCTCGGTACCTGTTGTCAAATTGGTTGATTCAGTGTATTCTTAGTTGTGATTCCTGAACAGGATGCTTCAACTTCTGTTCTGTGGTGCAGCCTAAGGGTCGTTTGAGCTACCATAATTTCACGATGACTCCTACATTTTAGGCATGTAAATTAGCAAAATAATAACCTGGCTTTGTTTATTCAGCACCTCGATCCTTgaatgaatcttttttttttttttctttttaaatctcatttttatgagctatttttctttgtttattccTAAAAATGCTAGTTCACGTAAAGATATCGTAGAAGTAAACAATTATACTGCAGTTCCATGGCAATGCATATTGCATGTCAAATGAGCCGCTGCATAAACAGAAATGCTTCTTGCTCGTACTGTGACCTTCGCCTTCACAAAATTGAGCAATCTACGACGGGCAGGGAGGTAGCAACATCCTTTGAATGACACGCTCATCTTGGACAGTGGAACTACCAACTTAAGAGGTGAAAACCAGCCCCATTTCCAGGAATTTAGAAAATTATGAGAAGATAGCAATTAGAAATTCCCATTTCGgagaatataaatattaatttacataATAATATCAGCAGTACCAACTGGAATTGCCAATGCATCATCAGCATTAACGACTAGAAGCTAAACAACTATTTCTCATCCACCGGTAACAAATGTACAAGGCATTTTACTATAGACTTTTAACTTCTAAGCAATTGCTAATGTTCATTAAATGAATCATCCTTCtgccaaaattttcaaatgttgTAGCTCCCACATATATAACTCTTGCCGCTGCCTGCCAGTAATCCTCGTATAGAAAATAAGCCCGAAACTAGTCGCTGAATTCTTTCCCGACATCCGCCAGAATCATCCCATCGCAAGCAAACACATCCAACCAGACTAAATTGTTCCCCCCTTCGGGCAAGCCCAGTTAATGGGAGATCATACCCAAATCATCTGTCATATCGAACAAAGTACAATTTAGGTATGGgagattgaaaaaaatcaatatcGTCATGGCAGGAGCAAAGTAACCTCTGCTTTCTCCCCTATTTGCATGGTTCCTCAGAAAACCCATACTCACTCACAGTTGCAAAGCCAGGTCTGGCTGCTGGGAATCAACAAGAACACCAGTAGATGGTCTCACTGGAGACCCCGGAGACTGGAAACCAATATTCAAGTCTGGAGGAAGTGTTTCATATTTAGGCCTTGGTTGGGTATGAGGACTGAGACCTCGCCAAGGGTACTGCAGCTGAAACCTAGACAAGTCAGCGGGTGCTAATTGAGGGAAAACTATAGGTCGGTTTTGAAGCTGGGCTTCATTTGCCACACGAGCAGGTTGTGGCACAAATGCCACGGGAAAACTGTTCCTCTCAGACTGAGATTGCATCCCTCTAGAAAGTGGAATCTCTCCCCGTGCTTGAGAAATTTGTTGACAAAATTCTCGAGTTGGGTTGTATGATGGATTTGCAGAAATAGGAGTTTTGGGCAAGCTGAAATCTTCCGTTGCTTGTTTAAAGCCTCCAGCCCCAATCGACATCCATGCACGGGCAGCAGCTGCTGCAGCATTGCAAGAGTCATCTCTCCTAACAGATGGAACTGAGGTCACACTTTCTGGGGTTTCAACTGGGGATTGATTTGAAGATTTCTGCTGCTTATTGGCCCTTTCAGCCAAAATTCTCATCAACTGAGCTGGTTCACTATAAGCCTGCTCTTGTCCATGGGGAAAGTAGGTTCCTCTAGGCGTGTGATTAGGAGCTGTGTCAGAAGACAGTCTACTCATCTTACTATTCAAGCCCCCGTTGCTGATTTTTCCATTAGGTAACACTCCAGTAAAAGCTCTATCTGTATCAGGCTGCTTGAAAGGTACAGACTGCAGAAGATTTATGTTTCTTGATCTCGACTCTTTGGACCTTGTATCAGCCATTTCCGAATTACTTGAAAACTGCTTTTCAGCAATAAGCTCAGCATTAGTTTGATGGGCAGAAGGCAAAGAGTTCAATTCAAATTGCTTGCTTACCGTATTCTTAGTCTTGGTACAATCCCTGGATTGTGGATTTTGCTTCTGGTAATTGGCATTATCAGGAGTAGTGGATTTTGTTCCAGCAGAGCCAGAGAAAGATAATTTCCTTGCTGAAGTATGAGCACCAGCTGGACAAAACGAAGATTGTTTTCCATCTGAAATAGGCCCGCTTATAGGAAGCTCCATAGCAGAAACATGAGTCCTAGTTTTGTCATCCTTTGTCAAATCAGCATTAGACTGAAGCTTAGGAATTAAACCAGGCTCTTTCTGAGTGCAGTTCTCAAGCATTAGTACAGGTGTTTGAAGTGGCTCATATTCTCCAACCCAACCACGGCCAAATTTACACCCAGCAGGCAATGCCTGCTCAATTCTCTGGGAGGCAACTTTCCAAGCAACAGGTCCAAGAGTTGCGGCAAAACGAGCCAGGCTCCTTGCATAAGACAATTCTGCATGAAGCCCAACCTGATtcacaaattgcaaaatttgaaaaaaaacaaacataaacaaaaacaagtaCAGAGGCCATCTATTcaagaaaaagaatttatttcCACATTACGTACAGCAACCAACTGCTTAAGTTCACCCTCAAAGGTGGTAAATATTGAGTCTGATCGAACTGCTGGTAGATTGGAAATGTTATATGTTGCGCGCCGGTTATCATCATACACAAATTGCTTCCTTCCCAATTTAGGGAGTAGACCCTTCCCTAAAATATTACAGAAACCAAAGCAATTAGTGTGAACAGTGGCAATGAGAGAATGAAGAAtaatattgaaagaaaaaatataataagcagGCTATCAGTCATATACTGGCCTGACATAATTGTTTGATTGCAAACGAGCTACTCTGTATTGgctagaaataattaaaaacaatttctgaATCTAATTCTAGGCAAATGACGATACATCAAGTTCATAAAAATCTACGTGTACTGTACATATATCCATCCATTATCATTGTAGTTGATAAGGGAAGAAGGGGGAAATAACCTTCTTTATGATACCTGATGACAAGTCTTCTGCCTTCTCAAAATTAGTATCAATCAGGGAAGGATTAGCCTCTACAATATCAGTGTTAGAAGGCCTCTCAAAACCACCAGCTTGGTTCATATTAGAACCATTCTGCCCATTTGTAATTGTGGCAAGAGTGGCACCAGTGGAGAAATCAGAGCCAATGGGCTCCTGCGAGGTCAGGCAGAAAGGCTTCTTCCCCGACTTCTTAATTAAGAAATTGGACCTTGTTTTCTGCTCAGACTTCAACTCTTTCTCAGAGCGTTCAAATTCAACCCTTAACCTCTCGAATTTCTTCCTTGCCAACTCTTGAATGGAACGAGCCTTTTAACATATAGTTGTGTCATAAACTAACAAACAGAACAAGATGGTGAAACAACAGTGTCAAAGAGTAAGAAAGGGCCAAATGCTTTATACCTGTCTGTAGTAGATGGTGTCTGGTGCATTGTATTGCATGGAATTTGAACATATTAAGAAAATGTCACACTGCATTCAAGAAACAaactttacataaaatatttttatataagtaacttTTTAAACATAAATCTATGATAAAGCATTCTTTTACAAATAGAAGGGAAGAAAATAAGATTAGCAATACTTAAAAGTGTTTATTCAAGGGCAACTACAATTATAACAGATGAATGAAGTAACAACTTTAACTTAACAAAAGCAACCATGCAGAGAACACCAAATCATTCTCTTTCTTTTggttgcatttttctttttaacaattAACCAAGAATTTTATTGAAGAACTCAAAGCTATAGCTCAACGACACAGCTTTTGTACAAAATAAACACCTAATTGGACTCTCTTTTGGTTGCAAATAGCAAGAAATACATTCTAAAAAAATCCGAAATGGAATAAAACTCGCAGGAATTAAATTATTCTCCTAAAAGGATGCAATACTAAAGTTTCATCAGATTTCATTAGAGCGATCCCCataggaaaagggaaaaaaaatcatacaaaataaaGATGACTGCAGAAACAGAAAACCAAATGGGCCCATTTGGTTCTGTTTTTTGAGAACCAAATGGGCCAAAAATACACATCTCAGAATTTTCAACTATATCTTTCTACATCAGGAAAAATGAAATCCTACAAGTCTGACATATGATGTGGCCTATGCGATGGCCCTCAGATCACATATCCTAATTCAACTAAAGCATAACCCTAAAAGCCTGTCATTTGATGTGTGCTATATGAATGACAGAGCAGACTTAGAATTAAGTGCAGCCTACCCTGCTCAATATGGATGGAGCCATGCGAATCAACATGACCCTCAATGGCAGCGAGGGTGAGGGCACCCAACACAAAAATGAAGTATTTTTGCAGACTGCTACATAATTACATATGTACAAACTTACATAGAATAGTGCCAACATATCATGAGAAGGAAGTTCAAGATACAGACAAAGGTAAGGGGTGGCCAAGGCAAAATATCTTTACCAAAACAGAGAATTCCTTTCCCCATTTTTGCCATTATATTCTATAAGAGGATATGAACCACGTCTGTATTATAAGAAGACTTTCCCAAGCTTAAGGCCCAGattcaaaactttgaaatggTTTTCCTCCTCTCCTATTCCTCTCTCTGATACAAACacaaataaacataaaatgcACGCGAACTGTTTATAAATGTTTTCACTATGTAATTAACGAAAAAAAGAAGATTCTTTTCTGTTAACTGTCTATTTggctaatttctttttataaaaataagtttttttcagTTCGTAGCCAGCCCCATATCCCAGTCACCGTTAACATTCCCCAACCACTATAGTCCGTGATAATGGGTGTCCTCAGAATCATGATTTAGGCATACAGAAGGATGAGACATAAAGAAATTAAGACCACCTAAACCAACTACACTCATTCTCCTCCACATTCCACCCAAGCAACACGGCCACATTATTATGAGGTCCCATGTCCCCAAAGACTCGAGTAACAAAACAGCAAAACTAAAATATTAGTACAGACCTCAAATTTTTCCAAGGTAGAATACGATCCATCTGCCAACTTCTTCCTCACGGTGGCAAAGTCCATTGGATGCTCAATGACATCGTGATAATCGGGAAGCTGGAGTCACAAAATATAATAGCAAATAAATACCCGGCAGAAACAGTTACAAAATCCATATTACCATTTAcatatgaagaaaaaagaattccAAACACCTCCTCAGGATCAACCGGTTCTGCATACACACCGTACGTATCTTTCCTGCCATCATTCGGATATCAACATCAGAAACTTTCTAAGCTTTGCAAATTAAGAAGGTAATcgacaaaagagagagagaagaaaggaaTTCAGTCCCATACTTCTGAAGCTTATCAAGGATCAACTCCAGTGTCCTCTTATCAGGCACTCCAGACGGAAGATCCGATGGCGTCCCTAACCAAAACAAAAGCCAAATTAAACAAGCCCGTACCAAATCCCAAAAATCATTCGACAAAATATCAAATCCTATAAACCGAAATCCTCACATGataaatgaaaatcaaaataaagcCATTAATCAATTTTAAGAACTGTAGACCAAAACGAACCTGCAGAAGAATCGAGCCCCTTCAAGTCCACCTTCCTCCCCCTTTCCTATCAAAACCCGTAACCCAccacaaaaacacaaataagtACCACGCacccatattaaaaaaatacaaaaaagcgGGATTAAGACTGCGTTTACGAGTGTGAGATAGAGACAGACCGGACAGAGACAGATAAGGCAGACAGTGCACAGTTAGAGAGAGATAAAGATATggaaagagagagacagagagaaagatgtgggtagagagagagagagatgtggggGAGCGTGATCAGATTCTTGTGGGTTTTGCGTTAGTTTTTGACAGTTAAACAAACCGTTACAACCTCTCATTCCCCGACACAGAGTGGGAGAGTGTAATATTGAAGTCTGgaccaaaaaagaaaacccCAGCTATTTCAGCTGAGCTGTACCCCCCGCTCCCCCcaccttctctctccctctctcagaCACACACCCGCACCTCACCTTCTTCTACCCCTTCAACTCTTTACTAAGATCCTGACAATGATCCCATACATACCTCACCATCAACTTCATCCCCATCGCCGCCATCACCACGATCATCATCTTCGTCCTGTCGGTCAGCGTCTTCATCCCGACCATTGCCGATACTCCTCTTCTTCAACGGCTTCCGCTCGCAGTCGTCATCCGACGCGTACAATTCACGTGCACCCGTGTGAGACTGGTTCGGCTGAGCCAGTGGCTCGCTCCCTTGATTCAGCTTCACCACTAGCTTCAGCTTCTTCTCCCTCCTCCTCTGgtcctcctcctcgtcctcgtCGTCCTCATCCAGGAAGTCATCGAAGTCGATGTTGTACCTCACATTTCGGCGCCGGTGGCTCCGCCGGACATCCGGTTCTGCAACCGCCGCAGACTCGACAGCTCGGCGCGCCAGATCTGCCTTTGATGGCctccctttcttcttcctcttcacgATCTGGCCCATATGTCTCTCTCTACGACACAGGCTCACTACTTTCTCTCTCTAGCTCTCTTTcttactctctctcttctatgcTTCCATTAGTTTCGACGGTGGCTTGGATCTTTTCGAGAGGCTTTGCGAGGTCCGAAGCTGTTCGAGATCGACGAAGCTCAGGTTCGGGGCTCAGTTTGGGTAACAAAAACAAATCATTGATTTCTCCTGCTCTCTTCGTGTAAAACGGCGTAAGTGGCTGAAAAATACGGCGTCTGGCGCTGCCCGCTGCCCATGCGGTGTTGCGTGTCCCTTCGCCTGCTGCCCGCTCCTGCTTACGTCTTTTCGCCTTTGTCTGTTCGTTCGATATGATATTCTTCGACCGCACGATTTCGCGCGTTTAACTTACTCACCACATGTCCCTTCCCGTCCAAGACCCCAACCGGAGTAATTCACACGATATTATGTCCCATGCTGGGCAAAGTGCTGACTTTCCGAgttattagattataaattcATGTTAATGTGAAAATCACTTGTTACATCTTAGCAtcctgtaaatattttttaagcatCCTACCAGGATTATTTGATCAAATGATAATCAACAAGTggtttcaatttttcatttaaatggttggttgatatataaaattatttaaaaaatatttaatcataaaaattttacataactTGATGTAAtatatcagattgtaaaattatttttattataatgtaaaaatattaatttttataaaattatgtcacatattttaaataattttatatataggtaagatttaattaaaaatgattgtttatacataaa
This Carya illinoinensis cultivar Pawnee chromosome 11, C.illinoinensisPawnee_v1, whole genome shotgun sequence DNA region includes the following protein-coding sequences:
- the LOC122280911 gene encoding uncharacterized protein LOC122280911, which gives rise to MGQIVKRKKKGRPSKADLARRAVESAAVAEPDVRRSHRRRNVRYNIDFDDFLDEDDEDEEEDQRRREKKLKLVVKLNQGSEPLAQPNQSHTGARELYASDDDCERKPLKKRSIGNGRDEDADRQDEDDDRGDGGDGDEVDGEERGRKVDLKGLDSSAGTPSDLPSGVPDKRTLELILDKLQKKDTYGVYAEPVDPEELPDYHDVIEHPMDFATVRKKLADGSYSTLEKFECDIFLICSNSMQYNAPDTIYYRQARSIQELARKKFERLRVEFERSEKELKSEQKTRSNFLIKKSGKKPFCLTSQEPIGSDFSTGATLATITNGQNGSNMNQAGGFERPSNTDIVEANPSLIDTNFEKAEDLSSGKGLLPKLGRKQFVYDDNRRATYNISNLPAVRSDSIFTTFEGELKQLVAVGLHAELSYARSLARFAATLGPVAWKVASQRIEQALPAGCKFGRGWVGEYEPLQTPVLMLENCTQKEPGLIPKLQSNADLTKDDKTRTHVSAMELPISGPISDGKQSSFCPAGAHTSARKLSFSGSAGTKSTTPDNANYQKQNPQSRDCTKTKNTFSSNSEMADTRSKESRSRNINLLQSVPFKQPDTDRAFTGVLPNGKISNGGLNSKMSRLSSDTAPNHTPRGTYFPHGQEQAYSEPAQLMRILAERANKQQKSSNQSPVETPESVTSVPSVRRDDSCNAAAAAARAWMSIGAGGFKQATEDFSLPKTPISANPSYNPTREFCQQISQARGEIPLSRGMQSQSERNSFPVAFVPQPARVANEAQLQNRPIVFPQLAPADLSRFQLQYPWRGLSPHTQPRPKYETLPPDLNIGFQSPGSPVRPSTGVLVDSQQPDLALQL